A region of Fimbriimonadaceae bacterium DNA encodes the following proteins:
- the plsX gene encoding Phosphate acyltransferase: MTIALDAMGGDQAPKEIVAGAVMAAPSVKHTIALVGEPTRIQPFLPTPVPHNIVIHPASQVIEMAEKPIDAIRKKKDASLVVAIDLVAEGHAGAVVSAGNTGAATAGSLLRWRQIPGVHRPAIASIIPNKFGGFLLLDAGASPDVEPEHLVEFGLMGRAYAQKVLKRDCPKVHLLNIGEEEGKGNAFAKQAHQLLSRFDWFSGNIEGKDLFRNECDVIVCDAFVGNIVLKTCEGVAEFIMQSVKEQIPTSKLAQLPYLMLPKVFGPLRKKLDYAEYGGSPLLGLNGLCIICHGRSNARAIMNALLVAQTAMDSRLVETIRETFSQP; encoded by the coding sequence TTGACGATCGCGCTCGACGCCATGGGAGGCGACCAGGCTCCCAAGGAAATCGTCGCCGGGGCGGTCATGGCGGCGCCAAGCGTTAAGCACACGATTGCCCTGGTTGGGGAGCCCACGAGGATCCAGCCCTTCCTGCCGACCCCGGTTCCGCATAACATCGTCATCCATCCGGCTTCCCAGGTTATCGAAATGGCCGAAAAGCCGATCGACGCGATCCGAAAGAAGAAGGACGCCTCGCTGGTGGTGGCCATCGATCTGGTCGCCGAAGGCCATGCGGGGGCAGTCGTCTCGGCCGGCAACACGGGTGCGGCCACGGCGGGATCGCTTTTGCGATGGCGTCAGATACCCGGCGTGCACCGGCCCGCAATTGCCAGCATCATTCCGAACAAGTTCGGCGGCTTCCTGCTGCTGGATGCCGGCGCAAGTCCAGACGTCGAGCCCGAGCACCTCGTGGAGTTCGGCCTGATGGGACGCGCCTACGCGCAAAAGGTGCTGAAGCGCGACTGTCCGAAAGTCCACCTGCTGAACATCGGCGAAGAAGAGGGCAAGGGAAACGCGTTTGCCAAGCAAGCGCACCAGCTGCTATCTCGATTCGACTGGTTCAGCGGCAACATCGAGGGCAAGGACCTGTTCCGCAATGAATGCGACGTGATCGTCTGCGATGCCTTTGTCGGCAACATCGTGCTGAAAACTTGTGAAGGTGTCGCCGAGTTCATCATGCAGTCCGTTAAGGAGCAGATTCCGACCTCCAAGCTGGCCCAACTGCCGTATCTAATGCTCCCGAAAGTATTCGGCCCCCTGCGAAAGAAGCTCGACTACGCTGAATATGGCGGCTCTCCGCTCCTTGGTCTTAACGGACTGTGTATCATCTGCCATGGGCGAAGCAATGCGCGCGCCATCATGAACGCGCTGCTCGTCGCCCAGACCGCCATGGACAGTCGCCTCGTCGAGACCATTCGGGAGACGTTTTCTCAGCCGTGA
- the dop_1 gene encoding Depupylase — protein sequence MNRILAGIETEYGFSIPGRGAVDQIDDAVGLVSSYPGPSFIGWDYRFESPRSDLRGFTVERLAEDPIDREFDRAAPPRRMEEVRADRVLANGARFYNDHGHPEYATPECWSLAGLAAHDRAGEFVVLRSAEALGKQIGAEIDVYKNNTDYHGASYGTHENYLVPRSIGFENLVQALLPLFVVRPLLCGAGKVGSEHGAWVDFQASQRADFFAEPVNAETLYRRPIFNTRDEPHADPSTWIRLHVICGDANRIEGCTRRKAALVKIALMLALIGEIPNWALADPVHAAQIVSRRLDFGARIDLQGGSWTTARHIVESYLDHADRLLDLDDELRQEVDLCRRLMDAFDENFQEFSRSVDWAAKYNLLLHYREEEGIEWRDPAMQAVDLEYHELDPVNGLFEAMVESGAIEPQVGIDIGTLLTQPESTRAMARSQAVTNFRQSLVSCCWRSLTLDVGGRSLTVDLEPDREYKSEQPDTQDVLEWIRSIAPAK from the coding sequence ATGAACCGAATCCTCGCCGGGATTGAGACCGAGTATGGGTTCTCGATCCCGGGACGGGGAGCGGTCGATCAGATCGACGACGCCGTAGGGCTGGTCTCGTCGTATCCAGGTCCATCCTTCATCGGCTGGGACTACCGTTTTGAATCCCCGCGCTCCGATCTTCGGGGCTTTACCGTCGAGCGGTTGGCCGAAGACCCCATCGACAGGGAATTCGATCGCGCGGCACCGCCTCGGCGGATGGAAGAAGTGCGGGCTGACCGAGTGCTCGCCAACGGCGCCCGCTTTTACAACGATCACGGCCATCCCGAATATGCCACGCCGGAATGCTGGAGTCTCGCCGGGCTTGCCGCCCACGACCGGGCCGGTGAATTCGTCGTGCTGCGTTCGGCTGAAGCCCTCGGCAAGCAGATCGGCGCGGAAATCGATGTCTACAAGAACAACACGGACTACCATGGGGCGTCCTATGGGACCCATGAGAACTACCTCGTTCCCAGAAGCATTGGGTTCGAGAACCTGGTACAAGCGCTGCTTCCGCTCTTTGTCGTTAGACCCCTGCTGTGCGGAGCAGGCAAGGTCGGGTCAGAGCACGGCGCTTGGGTGGACTTTCAGGCCAGCCAACGTGCCGACTTCTTTGCCGAGCCCGTCAACGCGGAAACCCTCTACCGCCGACCGATCTTCAATACTCGCGACGAGCCGCATGCCGATCCGAGCACATGGATCCGGCTGCATGTGATCTGCGGTGACGCCAATCGCATCGAGGGTTGCACTCGTCGAAAGGCGGCGCTAGTGAAGATCGCCCTGATGCTGGCGCTCATCGGCGAGATACCCAACTGGGCCCTCGCCGACCCCGTTCACGCCGCCCAGATCGTCAGCCGCCGCTTGGATTTCGGGGCGAGGATCGATCTGCAAGGCGGAAGCTGGACAACGGCCCGCCACATCGTCGAGTCCTATCTGGACCACGCGGACCGCTTACTGGACCTTGACGACGAGCTTCGCCAGGAAGTTGACCTTTGCCGCCGCCTGATGGACGCCTTCGACGAGAACTTCCAGGAGTTTTCTCGATCAGTCGATTGGGCGGCCAAGTACAACCTGCTGCTCCATTACCGCGAAGAAGAAGGTATCGAATGGCGCGATCCCGCCATGCAGGCCGTCGATCTGGAGTACCACGAGCTCGATCCCGTAAATGGACTGTTCGAGGCGATGGTTGAAAGTGGCGCTATCGAGCCCCAAGTGGGGATCGACATCGGGACGCTGCTTACTCAACCTGAGAGCACGCGAGCGATGGCGCGCAGCCAGGCGGTCACCAACTTTCGCCAGAGCCTCGTGAGCTGCTGCTGGCGTAGCCTGACGTTGGATGTTGGTGGTCGGTCCCTCACCGTGGACCTCGAACCGGACCGAGAATACAAATCGGAACAGCCGGATACTCAAGACGTATTAGAATGGATAAGGAGCATTGCCCCAGCAAAATGA
- the prcB gene encoding Proteasome subunit beta, with translation MIAPSPKTFAELVGYSPSPISTEHTHGTTVIMLRYDEGVLTLADRRATIGNLIMFEQADKVMALDDQTVVAISGSYAKAFEVCRFLKHSFKYYARMHLQPMSLDGKLQEISRTLVSNLGSAMEGIGLFLPILGAYDPRLDDFRVFFFDAAGAKFDGDEYAAAGSGSERIRGIFEYQARTKGPWSKRKLKDALFDGLTMLDIAADLDSATGGFVKIPPIARVLDRQGTRPLPNAMVDETVKRVLAIQ, from the coding sequence ATGATCGCTCCCAGTCCAAAGACTTTCGCCGAGTTGGTCGGCTATAGCCCGAGCCCGATCTCGACTGAGCACACGCACGGAACAACCGTTATCATGCTCCGATACGATGAGGGGGTCCTGACCCTTGCCGACCGTCGGGCGACCATCGGCAATCTCATCATGTTTGAGCAAGCCGACAAAGTGATGGCGCTAGACGATCAAACCGTCGTGGCCATCAGCGGCTCCTATGCCAAGGCCTTTGAAGTTTGCCGGTTCCTGAAGCACAGCTTCAAGTACTACGCTCGTATGCACCTTCAGCCCATGTCGCTTGACGGCAAACTGCAAGAGATCTCGCGGACGCTGGTTAGCAATCTCGGTTCGGCAATGGAAGGCATTGGGCTGTTTCTGCCGATCCTCGGCGCGTACGATCCCAGGCTCGACGACTTTCGAGTCTTCTTCTTCGATGCGGCCGGTGCTAAATTCGACGGCGACGAGTACGCCGCTGCCGGAAGTGGCTCGGAGCGCATCCGCGGCATTTTCGAATACCAGGCGCGCACGAAAGGGCCGTGGTCCAAGCGGAAGCTGAAGGATGCCTTGTTCGACGGTTTGACCATGCTGGACATCGCGGCCGACCTCGACTCCGCGACCGGCGGCTTTGTCAAAATCCCTCCGATCGCGCGGGTTCTCGACCGACAGGGAACGCGACCTCTGCCCAACGCGATGGTCGACGAGACCGTGAAGCGCGTTCTCGCCATTCAATAG
- the tolB_5 gene encoding Protein TolB, protein MIKQKLAIRIAIWLFSIAVLFGVYQWYRGLGHDIDLPVQVDTNGYIAAIERKEEGSVAVIFKPDGTKIEAPGYKPGVEDKEIVWRPDGNRLFFSSDRIDGSFNIYRWNTDRGVAERRSLGSRSQSNATFGPKGYSGDLSKPLIIAGGFVLELDPKEGAANQILPPIQREIAQAGEEQTTADQFSTLYSRIGTSFKDARWGKNREYIVAVMRREGGEVLVIQPTGTVKAEDGTEKQAPPVLIEAGDKVEIDVAASGLVVAAITGYQFPNPHDIPEEFIKNNRVVPPFRHAMVIVDPSMLQKGGTSQAVYLSKDDQLCLQQPRFSPDGSKVLAVGGSIVDGANFVPKALVSMPAVANGFENQSALVLGEVRDPSWHPQGREIVYVKKDAESPRAIYRVGADGSNEKRVSQGTASYVGPSFSPQSR, encoded by the coding sequence TTGATCAAACAAAAGCTTGCCATTCGGATCGCGATCTGGCTCTTTTCCATCGCCGTCCTGTTCGGCGTCTACCAATGGTATCGAGGCCTTGGTCACGACATCGACTTGCCCGTCCAAGTGGACACCAACGGCTACATCGCCGCGATTGAGCGAAAGGAGGAGGGCTCCGTCGCCGTTATCTTCAAGCCGGACGGCACCAAGATCGAAGCGCCCGGCTACAAGCCTGGGGTCGAAGATAAGGAGATCGTCTGGCGACCGGACGGAAACAGGCTGTTCTTTTCGAGCGACCGCATCGACGGAAGCTTCAATATCTACCGCTGGAATACGGACCGTGGGGTCGCCGAGCGACGGTCGCTCGGCTCGAGGAGCCAAAGCAACGCCACGTTCGGTCCCAAGGGGTATTCGGGCGACCTTTCCAAGCCATTGATCATCGCCGGCGGATTCGTCCTCGAGCTCGATCCCAAGGAAGGCGCGGCGAACCAGATCCTCCCTCCCATTCAGCGCGAGATCGCTCAGGCAGGAGAAGAGCAGACGACGGCTGACCAGTTCTCCACGCTTTACAGCCGGATCGGCACGAGCTTCAAGGATGCCAGGTGGGGAAAGAACCGGGAGTACATCGTGGCGGTCATGCGACGGGAAGGCGGCGAGGTTCTCGTCATCCAGCCAACCGGCACCGTTAAGGCCGAGGACGGAACCGAGAAGCAGGCCCCACCTGTGCTAATCGAGGCTGGCGATAAGGTCGAAATCGATGTGGCAGCGAGCGGCCTAGTCGTGGCTGCAATTACGGGCTACCAATTCCCCAATCCCCACGACATCCCGGAGGAATTCATCAAGAACAACCGCGTCGTGCCGCCGTTCCGCCACGCGATGGTGATTGTCGACCCCTCGATGCTTCAAAAGGGGGGAACGTCCCAAGCTGTCTACCTCAGCAAAGACGACCAGCTTTGCTTGCAGCAGCCCAGGTTTTCACCCGATGGCTCCAAGGTGCTTGCCGTTGGTGGATCCATCGTCGACGGGGCCAACTTCGTTCCAAAGGCCCTGGTTTCGATGCCGGCCGTCGCGAATGGGTTCGAAAATCAGTCCGCTCTCGTGTTGGGCGAAGTTCGAGATCCATCCTGGCATCCGCAAGGGCGCGAGATTGTTTACGTCAAGAAGGACGCTGAAAGTCCTCGAGCGATTTACCGAGTCGGCGCAGATGGGTCCAACGAGAAGCGAGTTAGTCAGGGCACCGCATCCTATGTGGGTCCGTCCTTCAGCCCCCAATCTCGGTAA
- the iolG_7 gene encoding Inositol 2-dehydrogenase/D-chiro-inositol 3-dehydrogenase, whose translation MHLDQLPTGNPVVGHRRSFGTLHEQERFGIGIVGLHEGHTLLVALRSSGLCRPVMGCDLSEEKRLLAEEACPGLPTTADYGELLANEAVQIVAIYTPDSLHADQIRRAFEAGKHVICTKPLINDIVSIPELLQAARQSGRRLQVGQSTRFYEPFLRQRERYEAGLQGEVEAVDAHYHHRMDWYYEKSPWTVDTTHWAYLGLSHPVDLVRWYLGEISAVQAVGTNSALANRYGLPTPDVIAVNLVGANGKIGRAFGHYGIHELGRARALIECFLMGGEGTSLARYPDLRFTYHDEQGIEVEEDYHHAMAGYYYRHELKGMHYGEFCNYADYFAAKLISGEPNSPDLEEGLQTVLVMNAIVRALESGETVRVRPLTEIGG comes from the coding sequence ATGCACCTCGACCAGCTTCCAACCGGCAACCCCGTCGTTGGGCACCGTCGTTCGTTCGGCACCCTGCATGAGCAGGAAAGGTTCGGCATCGGCATCGTCGGTTTGCACGAAGGTCACACGCTGCTTGTCGCCCTGCGGTCGAGCGGCCTGTGCCGGCCGGTTATGGGATGCGATCTCTCGGAAGAAAAGCGCCTCTTGGCGGAAGAAGCTTGCCCCGGCCTGCCCACAACGGCCGACTATGGCGAGTTGCTCGCCAACGAGGCGGTCCAGATCGTCGCAATCTACACGCCGGACTCGCTGCATGCCGATCAAATCAGGCGCGCTTTTGAAGCCGGAAAGCATGTCATCTGCACCAAACCGCTGATCAATGACATCGTCTCCATACCTGAGCTCCTTCAAGCCGCACGACAATCCGGAAGGCGGCTTCAGGTGGGACAATCCACGCGGTTCTATGAGCCTTTTCTGCGTCAACGTGAACGTTATGAAGCCGGCCTGCAAGGGGAAGTCGAGGCGGTGGACGCCCACTATCACCACAGGATGGACTGGTATTACGAAAAGAGTCCTTGGACCGTCGACACCACCCACTGGGCTTACCTCGGCCTCAGTCATCCGGTGGACCTAGTCCGCTGGTATCTGGGCGAGATCAGCGCGGTCCAGGCAGTCGGGACGAATTCCGCTCTGGCTAATCGGTACGGTTTACCGACACCCGATGTCATCGCCGTCAATCTGGTCGGCGCCAATGGGAAGATAGGGAGGGCCTTCGGCCACTACGGTATTCACGAGCTTGGCCGAGCCCGAGCGCTAATCGAGTGCTTCCTGATGGGTGGCGAGGGCACGTCCCTGGCTCGATATCCCGATCTGCGGTTCACCTATCACGACGAGCAGGGCATCGAGGTGGAGGAGGACTACCACCATGCAATGGCCGGCTACTACTATCGCCACGAGCTCAAGGGCATGCATTACGGGGAGTTCTGCAACTATGCCGATTACTTTGCGGCAAAGCTGATTTCCGGAGAGCCCAATAGTCCGGACCTCGAAGAGGGCCTGCAAACCGTTCTGGTTATGAATGCGATCGTGAGGGCGCTGGAATCAGGCGAGACCGTTCGAGTTCGACCGCTTACCGAGATTGGGGGCTGA
- a CDS encoding Purine nucleoside phosphoramidase gives MPTLFTKIIEREIPAEIVYEDAYVVAFKDINPQAPVHILIVPRREIPGVADVPLEGEHMYLINAAKKIAEEFGLTDGYRLVINQGEDGGQTVPHLHMHLLGGRKMNWPPG, from the coding sequence ATGCCCACGCTGTTCACCAAGATCATCGAGCGCGAGATCCCCGCTGAAATCGTGTATGAGGATGCCTACGTCGTCGCCTTCAAGGACATCAATCCTCAGGCTCCGGTGCATATCCTCATTGTGCCGCGGCGAGAGATTCCGGGCGTGGCCGATGTGCCACTCGAAGGCGAGCACATGTATCTCATCAATGCGGCCAAAAAGATCGCCGAAGAGTTCGGTCTCACGGACGGATATCGGCTCGTCATAAATCAGGGAGAGGATGGCGGGCAAACCGTTCCGCACCTGCACATGCACCTTCTCGGAGGGCGCAAGATGAACTGGCCGCCGGGATAG
- the bamB_1 gene encoding Outer membrane protein assembly factor BamB yields the protein MLVLTALSGAWAQFEGPAPLAWRWAQPTSVTPGGMPVVQGESVFVAVGSRIYCIDRATGNQKWRYPAGEPLDGAFRHGLIASDGTVVAAADNRTAYAVDMATGQGKWQVSLPATPRAMPVIAGGAVVIALADDSLISIGIADGKPLWANPERIFDGILGEIAGYGSSVLVFNQNYELFSIDVNTKKVNWKLRFSSLGPEARPTVNGDTVYIVNGDFISALHAGTGRRKWERDVREPLTLNPSVSQEGILTVTRDGKLMTFDPSGRPTSKKPIDLGTTPITDPSGIGRLVAVPTSNGALNLIDVRDGKTVWSYIVRPITNYISSSGGSSGGNGSSGQSLPTFVTAASPPVLAGQTLLLLAADGSLLAFDRTLGVDLTAPSVKLLWPRPGDQTSGQSGLEIFWRLADEASGVNPDTIVVKVGDQVLEHAYTGDGILHVRIGSGKNQPLTEGRKELAVTCTDWMGNTATHKVALIIDNTLPVLRPPTDATGTGGTGGGGGKGKGKGGGGIDG from the coding sequence ATGCTGGTCCTTACTGCGCTTTCGGGCGCCTGGGCACAATTCGAGGGCCCAGCTCCCTTGGCCTGGCGTTGGGCCCAGCCGACCTCGGTCACGCCAGGTGGCATGCCGGTGGTGCAAGGCGAATCGGTATTCGTCGCGGTTGGCTCCCGCATCTATTGCATCGACCGCGCAACCGGTAACCAGAAGTGGCGATACCCGGCCGGCGAACCCCTCGATGGGGCGTTTCGGCATGGCTTGATCGCCTCTGACGGCACCGTTGTCGCCGCCGCAGACAACCGCACGGCCTACGCCGTCGACATGGCAACCGGACAGGGCAAATGGCAAGTCAGCCTTCCTGCCACTCCCCGAGCCATGCCCGTGATCGCTGGCGGCGCCGTCGTCATCGCGCTTGCCGATGACAGCCTGATATCGATCGGAATCGCGGATGGCAAGCCCCTGTGGGCCAACCCTGAGCGGATCTTCGACGGAATTCTCGGCGAGATCGCCGGCTACGGCAGCAGCGTGCTCGTATTCAACCAGAACTACGAGCTGTTCTCCATCGACGTCAACACCAAGAAGGTCAATTGGAAGCTCCGTTTCTCCAGCTTGGGTCCGGAAGCTCGTCCAACCGTAAACGGAGACACGGTGTACATCGTCAATGGCGACTTCATTAGCGCGCTCCATGCGGGCACCGGCCGACGAAAGTGGGAACGCGATGTGCGCGAGCCTTTGACGCTAAACCCCTCCGTCAGCCAGGAAGGGATTCTAACCGTGACTCGGGATGGCAAACTGATGACCTTCGACCCCAGTGGCCGTCCGACCTCGAAGAAGCCCATCGATTTGGGTACCACGCCGATCACCGACCCCTCCGGGATTGGACGCCTGGTCGCGGTTCCGACTTCTAACGGAGCCCTGAACCTGATCGACGTTCGCGACGGAAAGACGGTCTGGAGCTACATCGTTCGCCCCATTACGAACTACATCTCATCGTCGGGCGGGTCCAGTGGCGGCAACGGCAGCAGCGGACAGAGCCTTCCGACGTTTGTAACGGCAGCGAGCCCACCCGTGCTCGCCGGTCAGACCCTGCTACTGCTTGCGGCGGATGGCAGCCTGCTCGCATTCGACCGTACCCTGGGCGTCGACCTGACCGCACCATCGGTCAAGCTCCTTTGGCCCCGTCCGGGCGATCAAACTTCTGGTCAATCCGGACTCGAGATATTCTGGCGGCTTGCTGACGAGGCTTCCGGTGTGAACCCGGACACCATCGTCGTCAAGGTCGGCGACCAAGTGCTTGAGCACGCTTACACCGGAGATGGAATCCTCCACGTTAGAATCGGCAGCGGCAAAAACCAGCCCCTGACCGAGGGACGAAAGGAACTTGCCGTCACGTGCACCGACTGGATGGGCAATACGGCCACCCACAAGGTTGCTCTGATCATCGACAATACGCTTCCTGTCTTGCGGCCCCCGACGGATGCCACCGGCACTGGTGGTACCGGAGGCGGCGGCGGCAAAGGCAAGGGCAAGGGTGGCGGCGGCATCGACGGCTAG
- the nagA gene encoding N-acetylglucosamine-6-phosphate deacetylase yields the protein MREFIAEAIGPAGFGPYRIGIRANGVDLERVDGPSEGYFLPGFVDLHIHGGFGIDFMSSTAEQMATLDGKLADLGYDTYLPTTVTAEVEHIRSALASLSGATHASGFHLEGPFISPAYPGAQDPARITGVRIGEPAWEAEWQAVLEDPRLRIVTLAPEVPNALELTSRLMKRGVIVSMGHSNATYDEARYGFEFGATHVTHVFNAMRGIHHREFGLAGYALLNPDIATEVVYDRRHVSREAIALLLKVKPPDRIIAVSDGTKAIGLAPKTDIQLWGRTAVVGDGEVRLADGTLAGSTITLLHAFKNLTDDFGAEVAIRVCSLNPAKAIGHTPRRYLLLDYSLNLIGTWSVEAL from the coding sequence ATGAGGGAATTCATTGCTGAAGCGATCGGACCGGCGGGCTTCGGCCCGTACCGTATAGGGATTCGGGCCAATGGCGTCGACCTCGAACGGGTCGATGGACCCTCCGAAGGCTACTTCCTTCCCGGTTTCGTGGATCTCCATATCCACGGCGGATTCGGAATCGACTTTATGTCGTCGACGGCCGAGCAAATGGCAACTCTCGACGGCAAGTTGGCCGACCTCGGGTACGACACCTATCTGCCGACAACGGTGACGGCCGAAGTTGAGCACATCCGATCCGCACTCGCCAGCTTGTCCGGAGCCACCCACGCGTCAGGTTTCCACCTCGAAGGTCCCTTCATCAGCCCCGCCTATCCCGGCGCCCAGGATCCGGCTCGAATCACCGGCGTGAGGATCGGCGAGCCCGCGTGGGAAGCTGAGTGGCAGGCAGTGCTCGAGGACCCGAGGCTTCGGATCGTGACGCTCGCTCCCGAGGTACCCAACGCCCTCGAACTGACAAGTCGATTGATGAAGCGTGGCGTGATCGTCAGCATGGGCCATAGCAACGCCACCTATGACGAGGCTCGCTACGGGTTCGAATTTGGAGCAACCCATGTCACGCACGTTTTCAATGCGATGAGAGGTATCCACCACCGCGAATTCGGACTCGCCGGCTATGCCCTCCTCAACCCGGACATCGCCACGGAAGTCGTCTATGATCGGAGGCATGTTTCTCGCGAGGCCATCGCCCTGCTGTTGAAAGTCAAGCCACCCGATCGAATCATTGCCGTAAGCGACGGCACAAAGGCCATCGGACTCGCACCGAAAACCGACATTCAGCTCTGGGGACGTACGGCCGTTGTGGGCGACGGTGAAGTTCGACTGGCCGACGGAACACTGGCGGGTAGCACCATCACTCTCCTCCATGCGTTCAAGAACTTGACCGACGATTTCGGCGCCGAGGTGGCGATTCGGGTCTGTTCCTTGAATCCGGCCAAGGCGATAGGACATACGCCTCGCCGGTACTTGCTCCTAGACTACAGCCTCAACCTGATAGGTACGTGGAGCGTAGAGGCGTTATAA